A single region of the Oculatellaceae cyanobacterium genome encodes:
- the clpP gene encoding ATP-dependent Clp endopeptidase proteolytic subunit ClpP → MLISKSANYSITSLNNLEVYSSSNVIPMVVEQTGLGERAFDIYSRLLRERIIFMGTPVDDTVADSLVAQLLFLESEDPEKDIQLYINSPGGSVTAGMAIYDTMQQIRPDVVTICFGLAASMGAFLLSGGAKGKRMALPSSRIMIHQPLGGAQGQAVDIEIQAKEILYHKSKLNQLLAEHTGQPIDKITADTERDFFMSSAEAKDYGLIDQVIDRHNLKNSDVTLTSLS, encoded by the coding sequence ATGCTTATCTCGAAATCAGCAAATTACTCAATTACCAGCCTGAACAACTTAGAGGTTTATTCCTCCAGCAATGTCATCCCGATGGTGGTAGAACAGACTGGTCTGGGTGAACGGGCTTTTGATATCTACTCACGGTTATTGCGTGAACGAATTATATTTATGGGTACGCCCGTAGATGATACGGTGGCTGACTCACTTGTTGCCCAACTGCTGTTTTTAGAATCTGAAGATCCAGAAAAAGATATACAACTGTATATTAATTCTCCAGGTGGATCTGTAACAGCAGGCATGGCAATTTATGACACAATGCAACAAATTCGTCCTGATGTAGTAACAATTTGTTTTGGTTTAGCTGCCAGTATGGGAGCCTTCCTACTATCAGGTGGAGCTAAAGGCAAGCGGATGGCACTTCCTAGCTCTCGAATTATGATTCATCAACCGCTCGGAGGCGCTCAAGGACAAGCTGTTGATATTGAAATTCAAGCTAAAGAAATTCTTTATCATAAGAGTAAGCTCAATCAGTTATTGGCGGAACATACAGGTCAGCCTATAGATAAAATAACAGCAGATACAGAACGCGATTTCTTTATGTCCTCTGCTGAAGCAAAAGATTATGGTTTGATTGATCAAGTTATTGATCGGCACAATCTTAAAAACTCGGACGTAACTCTCACCTCACTCTCATAA
- a CDS encoding ABC transporter ATP-binding protein: protein MLEIREVYVNYGGIHALIDINLVVNSGEVVTLIGANGAGKTTTLKAISRLVKTRSGLIVYNQHDITRRPAHEVVRLGLAHSPEGRRVLARQTVLDNLELGGYICSDAKQVSTDIERQFELFPRLAERRHQLAGTLSGGEQQMLAIARALMCRPKLLLLDEPSLGLAPAIVLEIFSIIKNLRSTGVTILLVEQNANLALQISDRGYVLEAGCITFTGKASDLLADERVKKAYLG, encoded by the coding sequence CTGTTAGAAATTAGAGAAGTATACGTTAACTACGGTGGTATTCACGCGCTGATCGATATTAATTTAGTTGTTAATAGTGGCGAAGTTGTCACTCTTATTGGTGCTAATGGTGCTGGAAAAACTACTACTCTGAAGGCAATTTCAAGGTTAGTTAAGACTCGTAGTGGCTTAATTGTCTACAACCAGCATGACATTACTCGCCGTCCAGCGCACGAAGTTGTACGCCTGGGACTTGCCCATTCTCCTGAAGGGCGGAGAGTCTTAGCAAGGCAAACAGTGCTTGATAATTTAGAGTTAGGCGGATATATTTGCTCTGATGCTAAACAGGTAAGTACAGATATTGAGCGCCAATTTGAATTATTTCCACGTTTAGCAGAACGTCGTCATCAGCTAGCAGGAACTCTAAGCGGCGGGGAACAGCAAATGTTAGCGATCGCTCGTGCGTTAATGTGCCGTCCCAAATTATTATTATTAGATGAACCTAGCTTGGGGCTTGCGCCCGCAATTGTACTTGAAATCTTTTCAATTATTAAAAATTTACGTTCTACAGGCGTAACAATTCTTTTAGTAGAACAAAATGCTAACCTAGCTTTACAAATTTCTGATAGAGGATATGTACTTGAAGCTGGTTGCATCACTTTCACAGGAAAAGCTTCAGATTTACTTGCAGATGAGCGAGTTAAAAAAGCTTATCTCGGATAA
- a CDS encoding Mo-dependent nitrogenase C-terminal domain-containing protein — MTVSNYTKSNITLESWVWFNDKDATVNASAIAQPACVATSFDVLQPVRQWLDQVDVRDRKLAKRLCELIPAQCPFERDVKLFGRTLFHIPPMCKLNPLYEQVVGLRFRALCYLADECGEDVTAYC, encoded by the coding sequence ATGACTGTATCTAATTATACAAAATCAAACATTACCTTAGAAAGCTGGGTTTGGTTTAATGACAAGGATGCTACTGTAAATGCCAGCGCGATCGCCCAACCAGCTTGTGTAGCAACCTCTTTCGATGTATTACAGCCTGTACGCCAATGGTTAGATCAAGTAGATGTGCGCGATCGCAAATTAGCTAAACGCTTATGTGAACTGATTCCTGCTCAATGTCCATTTGAACGCGATGTCAAACTATTTGGACGCACTTTGTTCCACATTCCCCCAATGTGTAAACTCAACCCCCTCTACGAACAAGTTGTTGGTTTACGCTTCCGCGCTTTGTGCTATTTAGCTGATGAATGTGGTGAAGATGTCACCGCTTACTGCTAA
- a CDS encoding ribonuclease J has translation MTNNGSQPTLKIIPLGGLHEIGKNTCVFEFNDEIILLDAGLAFPTDSMHGINIVLPDMTYLRENSHKIKGMIVTHGHEDHIGGIPYHLKQFDIPVIYGPRLAMALLEGKLEEAGVADRTKLKRVMPRDVVRIGESFFVEFIRNTHSIADSFTIAIHTPVGVVIHTGDFKIDHTPVDGEFYDLHRLAEHGEKGVICLISDSTNSEVPGFTASERSVYPNLDRIIGEAKGRVLLTTFASSVHRINMVLEIAQKRNRVVSVVGRSMLNVIAQARNLGYIKCPDNLFEPLQAIQNFPPEKVLILTTGSQGEPLAAITRIANNEHRNIRIRQGDTVIFSANPIPGNTIAVVNTIDKLMMQGANVVYGRDKGIHVSGHGCQEDQKLMIALTKPKFFLPVHGEHRMLVKHSQTAQSMGIPAENMVIIDNGDVVELSEDALRVTGKVPSGLQLVDNAGLVHDNVMKERQQLADDGVVTVAAAVNWEGKIMTKPEVHLRGVVTAVERSLLQALVQKTIENTLNDRWAEFARSFGEEGLEVDWAGLETQIERDLQRLIRRELQSRPLLVFLLQSPVEPPAKPGRRRQRPSVKASLVV, from the coding sequence ATGACTAATAACGGATCTCAACCAACTCTCAAAATTATTCCTTTAGGTGGATTGCATGAAATCGGTAAGAATACTTGCGTTTTTGAATTTAATGATGAAATTATTCTGTTAGATGCTGGCTTGGCATTTCCTACAGATAGTATGCACGGCATTAATATTGTTTTGCCGGATATGACTTATTTGCGGGAAAACAGCCACAAAATTAAGGGCATGATTGTTACGCATGGTCATGAAGACCATATTGGCGGTATTCCCTATCACCTCAAGCAGTTTGATATTCCAGTCATCTACGGGCCGCGTCTAGCAATGGCGTTACTTGAAGGAAAATTGGAAGAAGCAGGTGTTGCCGATCGCACAAAATTAAAGCGAGTAATGCCGCGCGATGTTGTGCGAATTGGTGAGTCGTTTTTTGTAGAGTTTATTCGTAATACTCACTCAATTGCTGATAGTTTCACAATAGCTATACACACTCCTGTCGGCGTTGTTATTCATACAGGTGATTTTAAAATTGACCATACTCCGGTTGATGGTGAGTTTTATGATTTACACAGGTTAGCAGAGCATGGTGAGAAAGGTGTAATTTGCTTAATTAGTGATTCTACTAATTCAGAAGTACCTGGATTTACAGCTTCAGAACGTTCTGTTTATCCTAATCTTGACCGAATTATTGGTGAGGCAAAAGGACGAGTACTACTAACAACCTTCGCTTCATCTGTTCACAGAATCAATATGGTTCTGGAAATAGCACAGAAGCGTAATCGGGTTGTTTCTGTGGTAGGTCGTTCAATGTTGAATGTGATCGCCCAAGCGCGGAATCTAGGTTACATTAAATGTCCAGATAACTTATTTGAGCCATTACAAGCAATTCAGAATTTCCCTCCTGAAAAAGTGTTAATTCTGACAACAGGTTCTCAAGGTGAACCACTAGCAGCAATCACTCGCATTGCTAACAATGAACATCGCAATATCCGCATTCGTCAAGGCGATACAGTTATTTTCTCGGCAAATCCCATCCCAGGAAATACGATCGCAGTTGTCAATACCATCGACAAGCTGATGATGCAGGGTGCAAACGTGGTTTATGGTCGTGATAAAGGCATTCACGTTTCAGGTCATGGCTGTCAAGAAGACCAAAAGCTGATGATTGCTTTAACTAAACCAAAATTCTTCTTGCCAGTTCACGGTGAGCATCGGATGCTGGTTAAGCACTCTCAAACTGCCCAAAGTATGGGTATCCCTGCGGAAAATATGGTGATTATTGATAATGGGGATGTTGTGGAGTTGTCTGAGGATGCTTTACGTGTTACGGGTAAAGTGCCTTCAGGACTGCAACTGGTAGATAATGCTGGTCTTGTTCATGACAATGTAATGAAAGAACGCCAGCAATTAGCTGACGATGGTGTGGTGACAGTAGCGGCGGCTGTCAACTGGGAAGGCAAGATAATGACTAAACCAGAGGTGCATCTGCGAGGAGTTGTTACTGCGGTTGAGCGATCGCTTTTACAAGCATTAGTCCAAAAGACGATTGAAAATACCTTAAACGATCGCTGGGCAGAATTTGCGCGTTCCTTTGGCGAGGAAGGGTTAGAGGTTGATTGGGCAGGGTTAGAAACTCAAATCGAGCGCGACCTGCAACGCTTAATTCGACGCGAACTTCAGAGTCGCCCCTTATTGGTGTTCTTGCTGCAAAGCCCTGTGGAACCACCAGCTAAACCTGGAAGAAGACGGCAACGCCCTAGTGTGAAGGCAAGTTTAGTAGTTTAA
- a CDS encoding ABC transporter ATP-binding protein has product MSIMTQQQLIDHIPEFHGSPVLEAKNLTRRFGGLVAVNDVSFTVQKNEIFGVIGPNGAGKTTLFNLITGIINPSSGQLIYQNEDISKLRPHQIAAKGIARTFQNIRLFGDLSPLENVIIARHLHTKSNFFTGVLGLPFALKEEHKTKQKALELLELMGLLDRADEKARNLPYGDQRRLEIARALALNPEVLLLDEPAAGMNPSEKQQLSEFIREIRTQFNLTVILIEHHVPLVMGLCDRIAVLNFGKLIALGKPTEVKSDPAVMEAYLGAE; this is encoded by the coding sequence ATGTCAATAATGACTCAACAGCAACTAATTGATCATATTCCAGAATTTCATGGTAGTCCTGTATTAGAAGCTAAAAACCTAACTCGCCGATTTGGTGGTTTAGTTGCAGTTAATGATGTCTCTTTTACAGTCCAAAAAAACGAAATATTTGGAGTAATTGGCCCTAACGGCGCTGGCAAGACGACGCTATTTAATTTGATTACAGGAATAATTAACCCTTCTAGCGGGCAGTTAATTTATCAAAACGAAGATATTTCTAAACTACGTCCTCATCAAATTGCGGCTAAAGGTATCGCTCGAACTTTCCAAAATATTCGCTTATTTGGGGATTTGTCACCATTAGAAAATGTGATTATAGCAAGGCATCTCCATACTAAAAGTAACTTTTTTACAGGAGTGCTGGGTTTACCGTTTGCTTTAAAGGAGGAACATAAAACTAAGCAAAAGGCTTTAGAGTTGTTGGAATTAATGGGTTTGTTGGATCGCGCTGATGAAAAAGCCCGCAATTTACCATACGGGGATCAACGTCGCCTAGAAATTGCCCGCGCCCTTGCCCTTAACCCTGAAGTTTTACTGCTAGACGAACCTGCTGCGGGCATGAATCCTAGTGAAAAGCAACAATTAAGCGAATTTATCCGCGAAATTCGCACTCAGTTCAACTTAACTGTTATTCTAATTGAGCATCATGTTCCCTTAGTTATGGGTTTGTGCGATCGCATTGCTGTGTTGAATTTTGGTAAATTAATTGCTTTGGGTAAGCCTACAGAAGTTAAATCTGATCCGGCAGTGATGGAAGCTTACCTGGGAGCAGAATAA
- the dapA gene encoding 4-hydroxy-tetrahydrodipicolinate synthase: MVYFGKVITAMVTPFKEDESVNYDLAEQLAAHLAENGSDGLVICGTTGESPTLSWDEEFQLFQVVLNAVKGKAKVIAGTGSNSTSEAIAATQKAAKLGLDGSLQVVPYYNKPPQAGLYKHFQAIAQACPDLPIMLYNIPGRTGQNLLPETVASLAEISNIIAIKEATGNLDQASQIRCLTPAEFSIYSGDDSLTLPLMAVGAVGVVSVASHLVGNQIQQMIQAFETNQSQIATQIHLKLFPLFKGLFCDTNPIPVKVALKLQGWDVGGSRLPLTDLSEKDSQAIKALLTELALI, translated from the coding sequence GTGGTATACTTTGGTAAGGTGATCACTGCAATGGTGACACCATTTAAAGAAGACGAAAGTGTTAATTATGATCTAGCTGAACAACTAGCAGCGCATTTAGCTGAAAATGGTTCAGATGGGCTGGTAATTTGTGGTACTACAGGGGAATCTCCAACCCTGAGTTGGGATGAAGAGTTCCAGTTATTTCAGGTAGTATTAAATGCTGTTAAAGGCAAAGCTAAGGTTATAGCTGGGACAGGATCTAATTCCACATCAGAAGCGATCGCAGCAACACAAAAAGCTGCTAAACTAGGGTTAGATGGTTCTTTACAAGTTGTACCGTATTACAATAAACCACCCCAAGCGGGATTATATAAACACTTTCAGGCGATCGCCCAAGCCTGTCCTGACCTACCTATAATGCTTTACAACATCCCAGGTCGTACAGGTCAAAATCTTCTCCCAGAAACTGTTGCTAGTTTGGCAGAAATCTCCAATATTATTGCTATTAAAGAAGCTACAGGAAACCTCGATCAAGCAAGTCAAATTCGCTGCCTAACCCCAGCAGAATTTTCGATTTACTCTGGAGATGATTCTCTTACTTTGCCATTAATGGCAGTCGGAGCAGTGGGCGTGGTTAGTGTTGCTAGTCATTTAGTTGGAAATCAAATTCAACAAATGATCCAAGCTTTTGAAACAAATCAAAGCCAGATTGCAACTCAAATTCACCTGAAACTCTTCCCCTTGTTTAAAGGTTTATTTTGTGACACCAACCCAATTCCTGTTAAAGTAGCTCTCAAGCTGCAAGGTTGGGATGTAGGCGGTAGTCGTTTACCACTTACGGATTTATCAGAAAAAGATAGCCAAGCAATAAAAGCGCTATTAACTGAACTAGCTTTAATTTAA
- a CDS encoding murein transglycosylase A encodes MQKTLALLSLGLGVVLGNPNTPVLSKMPPSAVNVAKGAVPSRQPDLLGLDEQIWGNQDQPGDQQALLQSIDHSLRYLQTAEAAATYQTYLMPDITVDRVRRSLLRFRQLVLSAKSPKELQAAVRREFTFYQSVGSDDKGKVLFTGYYEPVYKASRTRTAEYRYPLYRLPADFASWSKPHPKRADLEGVDGSGEKSLLKGRELVWLRDRMEAYLVQIQGSAKLQLTDGSVMSVGYAGGTDYPYTSIGRELAKDRKLSLDGMSLPVMIRYFQRNPAELSNYLPRNQRFVFFQDTYGSPAKGVINVPVTPDRSIATDKSLMPPAALALVQTQLPYRTASGQIQQRLVNRYVLDQDTGSAIKGAGRVDYFMGSGKVAGDRAGVTGSIGKLYYLLLRQ; translated from the coding sequence ATGCAAAAAACACTTGCTTTGCTTTCTCTCGGATTAGGTGTAGTTTTGGGCAATCCCAATACACCCGTATTATCTAAAATGCCACCCTCAGCAGTTAATGTTGCTAAGGGTGCTGTGCCTTCCAGACAGCCAGATTTGTTGGGTTTAGATGAACAAATCTGGGGAAATCAAGATCAGCCTGGAGATCAGCAGGCTTTGTTACAGTCGATTGATCACAGCTTACGTTATTTGCAAACTGCTGAGGCGGCAGCAACATATCAAACATATTTGATGCCGGATATTACAGTTGATCGTGTGCGCCGTTCTTTGTTGCGCTTCCGTCAGTTGGTTTTGTCTGCTAAGTCACCAAAAGAACTGCAAGCTGCTGTGCGACGTGAATTTACTTTTTATCAATCAGTAGGAAGTGATGATAAAGGGAAAGTTTTATTTACTGGGTATTATGAACCAGTTTATAAGGCTAGTAGAACACGCACCGCAGAGTATCGTTATCCTCTGTATAGATTACCTGCCGATTTCGCCAGTTGGTCTAAGCCACATCCAAAAAGGGCTGATTTAGAAGGGGTGGATGGTTCAGGGGAAAAAAGCTTACTCAAAGGTAGGGAATTAGTTTGGCTACGCGATCGCATGGAGGCTTATTTAGTTCAAATCCAAGGATCGGCTAAACTACAGCTTACAGACGGTTCTGTGATGAGCGTTGGTTATGCTGGGGGAACTGATTACCCATATACAAGTATTGGGCGAGAACTAGCTAAAGATCGCAAGTTATCTTTGGACGGTATGAGTTTACCAGTGATGATCAGGTATTTCCAAAGAAATCCCGCGGAATTAAGTAACTATCTCCCTCGAAATCAACGCTTTGTGTTTTTTCAAGATACTTATGGCTCGCCAGCTAAGGGTGTGATCAATGTTCCGGTGACACCTGATCGTTCAATTGCTACAGATAAATCTTTGATGCCGCCTGCGGCTTTAGCTTTAGTACAAACTCAGCTTCCTTACCGTACTGCTAGTGGTCAGATTCAACAGCGTTTAGTTAATCGCTATGTGCTGGATCAAGATACGGGCAGTGCAATTAAAGGGGCAGGTCGGGTTGATTATTTTATGGGTAGTGGTAAGGTGGCAGGCGATCGCGCGGGCGTAACTGGTAGTATTGGAAAATTGTATTACTTATTATTAAGACAATAA
- the tig gene encoding trigger factor, whose translation MKVTQEKLPASQIGLEIEIPAEMSKSVYEKVVQNLSRTANIPGFRKGKVPRQILVQRMGTQRLKAAALEDLIQEGFKKALEQEAIAAIGNYQVLSPMEEMVTRFQPGEAFTFSASVDVTPEVNLGEYTGWQLQAEEVVYDPSEVDKFLDERRAEKATLIPVEGRPAQQGDVAVVDYSGVFAEVEEGETPAEIPGAQATDFEIELGEGRFIEDIINGIVGMNSGETKEVSVQFPEDYPREDLAGKAALFTITLKDLKEKELPELNDDFAQEASDFDNLAELRESLETRFKDKATQATKANKEQVLVEQLLKQVEVDLPESLIEQEIQTQMRQTIMQMQQMGMDVNKVLNEEMVRQLAERSRPEALTRLKQSLALEEIAKRESLQIEAEELEAKIAEWMQQLSGQEVNPQRLREVVEADLRKEKAINWLEEHSTIELVPQGSLVTADSDSEADSTTDATEAREVEVEVVSETE comes from the coding sequence ATGAAAGTTACCCAGGAAAAGCTTCCCGCTAGTCAGATTGGTCTGGAAATTGAAATTCCAGCAGAAATGTCCAAATCCGTTTACGAAAAGGTAGTTCAGAACCTGTCGCGCACTGCTAATATTCCTGGGTTTCGCAAAGGAAAAGTGCCACGTCAAATCCTTGTCCAGCGAATGGGAACACAACGGCTCAAGGCAGCAGCCTTAGAGGATCTAATTCAAGAAGGCTTTAAAAAAGCTCTTGAGCAAGAAGCGATCGCGGCAATTGGCAACTATCAAGTCCTCTCTCCAATGGAGGAAATGGTTACTCGGTTCCAACCAGGAGAAGCATTTACTTTCTCAGCATCTGTTGATGTAACACCAGAAGTCAATCTTGGTGAGTATACAGGTTGGCAACTACAAGCCGAAGAAGTTGTTTATGACCCTAGTGAAGTAGATAAGTTTTTAGATGAGCGCCGCGCTGAAAAAGCTACTTTAATTCCTGTAGAAGGACGACCAGCACAGCAGGGCGATGTAGCAGTTGTTGACTATTCAGGAGTATTTGCCGAGGTTGAAGAGGGAGAAACTCCCGCAGAAATCCCAGGCGCACAAGCTACTGACTTTGAAATCGAGCTAGGGGAAGGAAGATTCATAGAGGATATTATTAATGGGATAGTCGGAATGAATAGCGGAGAAACCAAAGAAGTCTCCGTACAGTTTCCCGAAGATTATCCCCGTGAAGACTTAGCAGGTAAGGCTGCACTCTTCACCATTACCTTGAAAGATTTGAAGGAAAAAGAGTTACCTGAGTTAAATGACGATTTTGCTCAAGAAGCCAGCGATTTTGACAACTTGGCAGAATTAAGGGAATCTCTAGAAACTAGATTTAAAGACAAGGCTACACAAGCAACCAAAGCTAATAAAGAGCAAGTTTTAGTAGAACAACTGCTAAAACAGGTAGAAGTTGACCTACCAGAAAGCTTGATTGAGCAGGAAATCCAAACTCAGATGCGGCAAACAATCATGCAGATGCAGCAGATGGGTATGGACGTGAATAAGGTGTTGAACGAGGAAATGGTTCGACAGTTAGCAGAGCGATCGCGCCCTGAAGCACTTACTCGCCTTAAACAGTCCTTGGCGTTGGAAGAAATTGCTAAACGCGAATCTCTCCAAATAGAAGCAGAGGAACTAGAAGCAAAAATCGCCGAATGGATGCAGCAACTATCTGGACAAGAAGTTAATCCCCAACGCTTACGCGAGGTAGTTGAAGCTGACTTACGCAAAGAAAAAGCGATTAACTGGTTGGAAGAACATTCCACCATTGAACTTGTTCCCCAAGGTTCACTTGTAACAGCTGATTCAGATAGTGAAGCTGATAGTACAACAGATGCTACAGAAGCGCGTGAAGTTGAAGTTGAAGTTGTTAGTGAAACCGAGTAA
- a CDS encoding transposase: MIVYEFKVKGKDKQYQAIDEAIRTSQFIQNKCLRLWMDNKDSKVDKYTLNKYCAVLAQEFAFADELNSMARQSAAERSWSAIARFYDNCKKKIKGKKGFPKFKKNCRSVEYKTSGWKLSENRKAITFNDKKGIGRLKLKGTYDLNFYDIKQIKRVRLVRRADGYYAQFAIDVNVRIETQPTKQVVGLDLGLNYFIADSNGNVEPSPKFYRQAEKQLNRANRKKSQKFSEDKKKAKQPQSNNYQKAKNRYARKHLRVSRQRKEYCVLLAYSVIQSNDLVAYEDLNVKGMVRNRHLAKSISDAGWYTFRTWLEYFGHKYGKVTVAVPPHNTSQNCSNCGEKVNKSLSTRTHVCPHCNYVEDRDINASINILKIGLSTVGHTGTYASGDLPSWAIGASLSSNGESVNEESPRMDGRGVSNRY, encoded by the coding sequence ATGATCGTTTACGAGTTCAAAGTCAAGGGAAAAGACAAGCAATATCAGGCTATAGACGAAGCAATTCGTACTAGCCAATTCATTCAGAATAAGTGCTTGCGCCTTTGGATGGATAACAAAGATTCAAAGGTAGATAAGTACACATTGAATAAATATTGCGCTGTACTAGCTCAAGAGTTTGCCTTTGCTGATGAACTCAATTCAATGGCAAGACAATCTGCGGCTGAACGCTCTTGGAGTGCAATAGCTCGGTTTTACGATAACTGTAAAAAGAAGATAAAAGGTAAAAAAGGTTTTCCAAAATTCAAGAAAAACTGTCGTTCAGTAGAATACAAAACAAGCGGATGGAAACTTTCTGAAAACAGGAAAGCTATTACCTTTAATGACAAGAAAGGCATAGGTAGACTTAAATTAAAAGGAACCTATGACCTTAATTTTTATGACATCAAGCAAATTAAGCGAGTAAGGTTAGTGCGTCGTGCTGACGGTTATTATGCTCAGTTTGCGATTGATGTTAACGTGCGAATAGAAACACAACCAACTAAACAGGTAGTGGGATTAGACCTCGGTTTGAACTACTTCATTGCTGATAGTAACGGCAATGTAGAACCATCACCAAAGTTTTATCGCCAGGCAGAAAAACAGCTAAATCGAGCTAATCGCAAAAAATCCCAGAAGTTTAGCGAAGACAAAAAGAAAGCTAAACAGCCTCAGTCTAATAATTACCAGAAAGCTAAAAATAGGTATGCCCGTAAGCATTTAAGAGTAAGTAGGCAACGAAAAGAATACTGCGTCTTATTAGCGTATTCCGTCATCCAATCTAACGATTTGGTAGCCTATGAAGACTTAAATGTGAAAGGCATGGTACGCAACCGACATTTAGCTAAATCAATTAGTGATGCTGGTTGGTACACTTTTCGCACTTGGTTGGAATATTTTGGTCATAAATATGGGAAAGTGACTGTTGCAGTTCCTCCCCATAATACGAGTCAAAATTGTTCTAATTGTGGTGAAAAAGTGAATAAATCTCTGTCTACAAGAACTCATGTTTGCCCTCATTGCAACTATGTGGAAGACAGGGATATCAATGCCAGCATAAACATCCTAAAAATAGGATTAAGTACGGTGGGACACACCGGAACCTACGCTTCGGGAGATTTGCCCTCTTGGGCGATTGGCGCAAGCCTGTCGTCTAACGGCGAGTCTGTGAACGAAGAATCCCCTCGCATGGACGGCAGGGGAGTGTCAAACCGTTATTAG
- a CDS encoding aspartate-semialdehyde dehydrogenase yields the protein MSNSYRVAILGATGAVGTELLELLDRRNFPLADLKLLASPRSAGKTLPFKGENLPIEAVGDRSFDQIDIVLASAGGSTSKAWADKIVDAGAVMIDNSSAFRMNPQVPLVVPEVNPEAAATHQGIIANPNCTTILMAVAVWPLHKIQPIQRIVVATYQSASGAGARAMEEVKTQTQAILNGENPVPEVFPYPLAFNLFPHNTPINEQGYCEEEMKMLNETRKIFGDPNLRVTATCIRVPVLRAHSEAINLEFAEPFPVAKAKSILADAPGVKLVEDWQANYFPMPIDATGQDDVLVGRIRQDISHPSGLELWLSGDQIRKGAALNAVQIAELLVEKSYISAKSNQLSAIS from the coding sequence TTGTCTAATTCATATCGTGTGGCAATATTAGGAGCCACTGGTGCAGTCGGGACTGAGTTATTAGAGTTATTGGATCGTCGCAACTTTCCTTTGGCTGATTTAAAGTTATTGGCTTCACCTCGCTCTGCTGGTAAAACGTTGCCATTTAAAGGCGAAAATTTGCCAATTGAGGCGGTTGGCGATCGCTCTTTTGATCAAATTGATATTGTTCTAGCATCTGCTGGTGGCTCTACTTCTAAAGCTTGGGCTGATAAGATAGTAGACGCTGGTGCCGTTATGATTGATAACTCCAGCGCCTTTCGGATGAATCCGCAAGTACCTTTAGTAGTACCAGAAGTTAACCCCGAAGCAGCAGCTACTCATCAAGGTATTATTGCTAATCCCAACTGCACTACTATATTAATGGCGGTAGCAGTTTGGCCTTTGCATAAAATCCAGCCGATTCAACGGATTGTCGTAGCCACTTATCAATCTGCTAGTGGTGCTGGTGCCAGAGCAATGGAAGAAGTCAAAACTCAAACCCAAGCTATCTTAAATGGTGAAAATCCAGTTCCTGAAGTATTTCCTTATCCACTAGCATTTAATTTATTCCCACACAATACCCCGATTAATGAACAAGGTTATTGTGAAGAAGAAATGAAAATGCTCAATGAAACACGCAAGATTTTCGGCGACCCAAATTTGCGTGTAACAGCTACTTGTATACGGGTTCCTGTACTCAGAGCGCATTCAGAAGCAATTAATTTAGAATTTGCTGAACCATTTCCAGTAGCTAAGGCAAAATCAATTTTAGCCGATGCCCCAGGTGTGAAACTGGTAGAAGATTGGCAAGCAAATTATTTCCCCATGCCAATAGATGCTACAGGTCAGGATGACGTTTTAGTAGGTAGAATTCGTCAAGATATTTCTCATCCTTCTGGCTTAGAACTTTGGTTAAGTGGAGATCAAATTCGCAAGGGAGCAGCTTTAAATGCGGTTCAAATTGCTGAATTGTTAGTTGAAAAAAGCTATATCTCAGCAAAGAGCAATCAGTTATCAGCAATTAGCTAA